Sequence from the [Clostridium] scindens genome:
GCGAGCGCTATCGGGGCTGCCAGTTTGGTAACCGATACCTCGCCGCCGGAAAGAATCTGACAGCATACGGCTGCTGCTACGGCCATGACTGCTCCCACGCTGATGTCCTGTCCGCCGGAAGCCGCGGTTACAAGCGTCATACCCACAGCAAGGATTACTAACTCTGATGCACGGTTTATAACATCTACGATATATCCATATAACACTCCGTTATTGATTGATACCTTGAAAAATCCCGGAGTCGTGATAACATTGATCAGCAATACTGCCAGCAGGCATACGATCGGCATAAACAGACGCATAGATGTAATCTTCTTCCAAGTCGATTTCGTATTACTCATCTCCATCACCTCCTGCTATTGCTTTCATAATTCCTTCTTGTGACAACTCATCGCCGGAGAGTTCCCCGACCTTCTTTCCATCCCTTAGCACCGCCATGCGCGAGCAGGTACGGAGCATCTCTTCTACCTCGGAGGAGATGAAAGCCACTGCCATTCCTTCATCCGCCAGGTTCAGCACCAGTTTCTGGATCTCCGTCTTGGTACCGATATCAATTCCTCTGGTAGGCTCATCCAAGATCAGGAAATCCGGCTCGGTAAGAAGCCAGCGTCCGATAATCACCTTCTGCTGGTTGCCGCCGGAAAGGCTCTTGATCGGCGTCTCCCTGCTTGCCGTCTTAATCTGGAGCATATCAATGTATTTATCAGCCGCTTCCTCCATCTCCTTGCGGCTCATCGGATGGAACATGCCGCGCTTAGCCTGAAGGGCAATGATGATATTCTCTCTTACGGACAGATCCGCAAGGATGCCGTCTTTCTTCCTGTCTTCCGGCAGGTATGCCATGCCAAGCTTCATGGCATCGATTGGAGAACTGATCTTAACTTCTTTGCCTCCGACCTTCAGCTTGCCGCTGTCCGGCTTGTCGGCGCCATAGATGGCACGTACCAGTTCTGAACGTCCGGATCCCAGAAGTCCTGTGAATCCGACCACCTCTCCCTTATGTATGGTAAAGTCAAAGGGGCGGATGCTTCCTTTGCGTCCAAGTCCTTCCGCCTCAATAACCGGGATGTATTCCTTGAGGCCGCTGTGCTCTCCTTTGATGTCCGCAAGATCATCGAAATCCTTGCCCATCATCTTGGCTACCAGCATGACTCTTGGCAGATCCTTGGTCTCATATTCGCCTACCAGCTCGCCGTTACGAAGAACCGTAATCCGGTCGCAGACCTCATATACCTGCTCCAGGAAGTGGGTAACGAAGATAATTCCCACCCCTTCTGCCTTCAGTTTTCTCATCAGGGTAAATAATTTGGCAACCTCGTCATCATCCAATGATGAGGTAGGCTCATCCAGGATCAGTACCTGGCACTGCATATCGACCGCCCTCGCAATGGCGATCATCTGCTGTTTTGCCAGAGAGCACTCCTCTAGCTTATCTGTCGCTCCCGCGTCTATGTCAAGGCTTTCAAGTAGTTCCGTAGATTTCTTATTCATAGTCTTCCAGTCGATAAAGCCGGCTTTCCTTGGCTCCCGCCCGATAAACAGGTTCTCGGCAACCGTCAGGTTCGGACATAAGTTTACCTCCTGGTATACGGTGCTGATACCTTTATCCTGTGCATCCTGAGGAGACTTGTTGACAATCGCGGAATCATTTCCGCTCATCCTGATCTCTCCCGACTCAAACTCATGCACGCCTGTCAGGACCTTGATCAGAGTGGACTTGCCCGCTCCGTTTTCTCCCATCAGCGCGTGTATCTCTCCCTTTCGGAGAGTAAAATCAACATGTTGTAAGGCTTTGACACCTGGAAACGTCTTAGAGATATCTCTCATTGTTAATACAACATTTTCTTCCATTTTATCAGCTCACCTGCTTTCTATATATTGCATCAATCGCTCTTTTCCCCTAATTTTGGCGTAAAGATAGCGCGGCAGCATATCCAGGCCTCTATGCCCCTCCTATTCTACCGCGCCATTCCTACATCCTGTACGGATTACTGTATGTAATTTTAGTAAGCACGTCCGTCAATGATTTCCTGAGAGATTGCCGTTACATCAAAGTCTTTGTCGCCTACTTTTACAGACTTAACTGTGTCGTCGAATGCGAACATTTCTTCGTCAACATATGCGATCTTATCCGGCTCTTCGCCTGCTTCAAGCTTCTCGATGATTTCCTGTACGCGTGGTCCGTGTAATGGATTACATTCTGTGTTGCAGATAATCTTTCCAGATAATGTATCGGTAAGTCCGGCGTTCGTTGTATCGAATGACATAACGAGGATGTCTCCATCAGGGCCAACCTTCTTGCCTGCTGCTTCGATTGCGTCGATCGCGCCGAATGCTTCGTTATCGTTCTCGCAGTATACTACGTTGATGTTGTCATGCTTTTTCAGCATAGACTCCATAACTTCCTGTCCTTTTGCCTGTGTAAATTCTCCGGTCTGCTGGTCAACGATATTCCATCCATTTTCTTTTGCAGCCTCTTCCAGACCTTCTGTACGTCCGATCTGAGCAGATGCTCCGATGGTTCCCTGGATGTGGGCGATATTGACTTCTGACATTCCTTTTGCTTCAGCATATGCCTTCAGCCAAGCGCTTGCTTTCTGTCCCTCAAGCTTGAAGTCTGAGCCAACCCATGCTGTGTAAAGGCTGTCATCAGATACGTCTACCATACGGTCAACGATGATTACCGGGATGTCTGCATCCTGTGCCTCTTTCAGAACTGTATCCCATCCTGTCTCTGTTACAGGAGCAAGTACGATGTAGTCAACATCCTGCTGGATGAAGTTACGGATTGCCGTGATCTGGTTCTCCTGTTTCTGCTGAGCGTCATCAAAGATCAGCTTATATCCATTGTCTTTGCTGAATGTCTCTTTCATAGACTCTGAGTTTGCTGTACGCCAGTCAGACTCTGCGCCTACCTGTGAGAAACCTACTGTAATAAGATCACTTCCGCTATCAGAAGATCCTTTGTCAGAAGAATCATCGCTTCCGCCGCCTTTGTTTCCGCAGCCAACTGCTAATGTTGTTACCATCATTGCCGCGAGTAACACTGATATTGCTTTTCTTTTCATCTTTCATTTCCTCCTTTTTTGTGATTGGCTTCGTATCAATCATCTTGGTTATATGTTAACTGAATGTGAACATATCTTAAACGGAGTATCATTTTGACTTTTTAATATTTCTTTCGAAACACAAAAAGGAGGTTGGATTTTTTACACAAAAGGTTGAATATTTTTTGCTTCCAGAATAATGGTTGCTGTCGTCCCTTCATTTTCCCGGCTTTCAAAGGAAAGGCCATAACTTTCTCCATAATAGTGCCGGATACGCTGGTTGACATTAGACAGCCCGAAGCCGTCTTCCTGGCGGTCACTTTTGTCTTTCTTCAGGCTATTCTGCAATTTCCCAAGTTCTTCTTCGGTCATTCCTTTCCCGTCATCTATGACCTTGAATACCATATCGCTGCCTTCCAGTCTTCCGGTAATCCGTATCATTCCCTTTCCTCTTTTATTCTTGACTCCGTGATACAAGGCATTCTCCACCAGGGGCTGAAGCGTAAGCTTAGGTATTACGAATCCATACATGCTTTCATCAATATCGATCTCATAATCCATGATATCCTGATACCGGAACTGCTGAATCTTGAGATAGCTCTCTATGTGAGATTCCTCCTCCTTGACGGTAATAAAGTCCCTGCCTTTGCTCAGCGTCGTCCGGAAGAATTCAGATAGCGCCGTAACCATGGATACGACTTCTTCCTTTTTATTTTCTTCCGCAAGCCAGACGATCGTATCCAGAGTATTATAGAGGAAATGCGGGTTAATCTGCGCCTGAAGCAGCCTGGTCTCCGCAATATGAAGGTTCGCCTGCTTCTTCTTGATATCTTCTACCAGGACGCCGATCTCCTCCGTCATATCGTTGAAACTCTGGGTCAGAACGGATATCTCGTCTGTATTCTCTACTTTAGTCTTAACGGTAAAGTCGCCTTCCGCAACCTTCTGGGTGACGCTGCACAGTTTCTGGATGGGCCTGGTCACGCTTCGGGAGGCATTCACGGTAAGCAGTATGGAAACAATGATAGCCGCCATGGATATCAGGCTGCAGACGGTAAATGTCCTGGCGTTCTGGGCATCCAGCCCGGCCCTTACATTATCGAAGTTGGTTGTTTCCACATAGATATATTCCTGTATTCCTGATTGGATCAAGGAGGTCAGCATATAAATGTTCTCATCCAGATAATCTACATTTTCCTGATACGTCGCTTTCCCTTTGATCCCCTCTTCCAATTCTGAGACGCACCGTTCCAGGGATTTCAGGCTGTTCTTCAGACGCGTGATCTGATTGCGGTTGATGTCTACGGTTGCCATATCCGACAGTTTGTCGCAGGCTGCTGACAGTTCAGCAATATACTCATAGGGATTAACGGTAACGATTCCATTGACCGTGGTTTCTCCATCCCCCAGCTCCTCCATGCTTTTCTTCCCGATTACTGCCAGGTACATGCTGTTATCCATACGCTCTTTAAAATCCATGGCATATTGGTTCGCATAGGTAACGCTCTGGGTTATATCCGCATAAGCCTTGGTGGCGCCAGATAACGATACCAGAAGATATAGCATGACAAGGAACATCGGAATAAATGCAGCCATGGATATTGCGTTCAGCCTTTTATTCAAAGATATCTTCATATATTTTTTCATGCTCCCTATTCCTTTCTGCGGGCGCGGTAATCCTTCGGCGAGCACCCCTGGGTCTTCTTAAATATGTAGCTGAAATAATGGGGATCCTTATACCCCACCTCGTATCCGATCTCTGACGTCTTTAGCGGGGAGCACATCAGCAGTTCTTTGGCCTTCTCCATCCTGGTCTCAGTCAGATACTCCACAAATGTCTTTCCTACTTCCCTGCTGAATACAGAACTGAAGTAGCTGGGACTCATGCCTACACTTGCGGCCACCGTATTTAAGGAAATGTTTTCTGCCATGTAGGTATTCTCAATCTGGATCTTGGCCGCCTCGATGATGTCCGAATACCGCCGCCCGCTGGCCGTATCTCTTGCCTCGATCGCCCGTGTCAGAAGCCGTATCATCCATTTGCGTATTTCTTCCAGCGAATGGATCTTCTGCATTGCCTCCTTTAACTCTTCCACATCTTCTTTAAGCCTGGCATCAGATATCTCCAGTTTCTCGCAAAATGACATAATTACAATATATACATCCATGATAATATATTGGCGCATCAGGGAAGACCGGAAATTCTCCACAGAAATCTCATCAATATAAGCCCGTGAGAAACTTTCAATCTCTTCTTCCGTGCCATTATTCAAAAACTTCTCAATCTGCCCCCTGGTATGCTCGATCTCCCCAAATCCTCTCACCTGGAAATCATCCATATCATGTACCCCTTGAAGTTCCCTGGTTGTTATGATCTGATTCGGGTCATGGGTAAATCTTCCCGCAAATGCCTTATCTGCCTCGCGAAAAGACCTTCTAAGTTCCCGAAGCCTTAATACCGCGCAGCCGATCCCCCCAAAATACTCCAAGTTCTTCCACTGTTCCATGATCGTCTTAAGCTTCCCCGCAAACCGCTCGGCCCGTTCCTTCATCTGGGCCTCGTCCTCAGCCGTCATAAGGAATGCCCAGCCATCCACGCCTCTTTGAAATCCGTATACATAAGGGAGCCTGGCCGCCAGTTCTTCTACCGCGTCGCATGCTTCTGCCAGATGTTCCCCGCTTCCGTCATTCTTAAGCGAGGTCAGGATCTTGAAGAGAATGACTTCATAGGCCTGGGCGCTTAAGTCCATCTCGAATTTCTTGCCTGTCTCAAGAATTTCCCCCATCGTAAGGTCTTCAGAGATCAGCTGGCCAAAAAAACGCATTTTTTCATGCTCCGTACTTTCCTTCATCTCTTCCGAATACCGTTTAAGAAGGTCTCGCTCCTCCCTCTCCTGCTCGATGATCACGCTGACGCCTTTGAGTGTTTCCAGCAATTTGGCAGAAGAGACCGGCTTCAGAAGATATTCCGTAACTCCAAGGCTGATGGCTTCCTTGGCATAGTCAAATTCATCATATCCGCTCAAAATCAATATTTTCAATTCCGGA
This genomic interval carries:
- a CDS encoding sugar ABC transporter ATP-binding protein; this encodes MEENVVLTMRDISKTFPGVKALQHVDFTLRKGEIHALMGENGAGKSTLIKVLTGVHEFESGEIRMSGNDSAIVNKSPQDAQDKGISTVYQEVNLCPNLTVAENLFIGREPRKAGFIDWKTMNKKSTELLESLDIDAGATDKLEECSLAKQQMIAIARAVDMQCQVLILDEPTSSLDDDEVAKLFTLMRKLKAEGVGIIFVTHFLEQVYEVCDRITVLRNGELVGEYETKDLPRVMLVAKMMGKDFDDLADIKGEHSGLKEYIPVIEAEGLGRKGSIRPFDFTIHKGEVVGFTGLLGSGRSELVRAIYGADKPDSGKLKVGGKEVKISSPIDAMKLGMAYLPEDRKKDGILADLSVRENIIIALQAKRGMFHPMSRKEMEEAADKYIDMLQIKTASRETPIKSLSGGNQQKVIIGRWLLTEPDFLILDEPTRGIDIGTKTEIQKLVLNLADEGMAVAFISSEVEEMLRTCSRMAVLRDGKKVGELSGDELSQEGIMKAIAGGDGDE
- a CDS encoding ABC transporter substrate-binding protein is translated as MKRKAISVLLAAMMVTTLAVGCGNKGGGSDDSSDKGSSDSGSDLITVGFSQVGAESDWRTANSESMKETFSKDNGYKLIFDDAQQKQENQITAIRNFIQQDVDYIVLAPVTETGWDTVLKEAQDADIPVIIVDRMVDVSDDSLYTAWVGSDFKLEGQKASAWLKAYAEAKGMSEVNIAHIQGTIGASAQIGRTEGLEEAAKENGWNIVDQQTGEFTQAKGQEVMESMLKKHDNINVVYCENDNEAFGAIDAIEAAGKKVGPDGDILVMSFDTTNAGLTDTLSGKIICNTECNPLHGPRVQEIIEKLEAGEEPDKIAYVDEEMFAFDDTVKSVKVGDKDFDVTAISQEIIDGRAY
- a CDS encoding sensor histidine kinase encodes the protein MKKYMKISLNKRLNAISMAAFIPMFLVMLYLLVSLSGATKAYADITQSVTYANQYAMDFKERMDNSMYLAVIGKKSMEELGDGETTVNGIVTVNPYEYIAELSAACDKLSDMATVDINRNQITRLKNSLKSLERCVSELEEGIKGKATYQENVDYLDENIYMLTSLIQSGIQEYIYVETTNFDNVRAGLDAQNARTFTVCSLISMAAIIVSILLTVNASRSVTRPIQKLCSVTQKVAEGDFTVKTKVENTDEISVLTQSFNDMTEEIGVLVEDIKKKQANLHIAETRLLQAQINPHFLYNTLDTIVWLAEENKKEEVVSMVTALSEFFRTTLSKGRDFITVKEEESHIESYLKIQQFRYQDIMDYEIDIDESMYGFVIPKLTLQPLVENALYHGVKNKRGKGMIRITGRLEGSDMVFKVIDDGKGMTEEELGKLQNSLKKDKSDRQEDGFGLSNVNQRIRHYYGESYGLSFESRENEGTTATIILEAKNIQPFV
- a CDS encoding response regulator, encoding MEKVKIFLVEDEIVIRNGIKNSIEWEKEGYEFVGEASDGELAYPMIVKERPDILITDIKMPFMDGLELSRLVRKELPELKILILSGYDEFDYAKEAISLGVTEYLLKPVSSAKLLETLKGVSVIIEQEREERDLLKRYSEEMKESTEHEKMRFFGQLISEDLTMGEILETGKKFEMDLSAQAYEVILFKILTSLKNDGSGEHLAEACDAVEELAARLPYVYGFQRGVDGWAFLMTAEDEAQMKERAERFAGKLKTIMEQWKNLEYFGGIGCAVLRLRELRRSFREADKAFAGRFTHDPNQIITTRELQGVHDMDDFQVRGFGEIEHTRGQIEKFLNNGTEEEIESFSRAYIDEISVENFRSSLMRQYIIMDVYIVIMSFCEKLEISDARLKEDVEELKEAMQKIHSLEEIRKWMIRLLTRAIEARDTASGRRYSDIIEAAKIQIENTYMAENISLNTVAASVGMSPSYFSSVFSREVGKTFVEYLTETRMEKAKELLMCSPLKTSEIGYEVGYKDPHYFSYIFKKTQGCSPKDYRARRKE